Genomic segment of Phycisphaerales bacterium AB-hyl4:
GACGATCTGGATCTGGCTCAAGTGAACATGGACGTGCTGCGGCAGATCGTCCGGTATTGGACGCGTCGGCCTGCAAGCCGCCGGCCCGGAGCCAAGGGTCAGAAAATCGCCCTGCAGACCGTCGAGAGCCAGATCAAGACGTTGCGGCGATTCTGCCGTTGGCTGCACCGCAGTCCAGCCTGGGCGTGGCGGCTGATCCAGCACCATAATTCGGTCGATAGATGCATCAGCGATACCGCCCTCAAGACCTCGGCGAGCGGTGGTCCTGCCGCAGAACCAAGTGGGGAAACGATGACGCGAATTGGTAGACCCCAACACCGTTGGCACTACTTCGCTCCACTCACGCATTCCTGGTGCTCGGGGCGGCTTGGTGGTTTGGAAGCAGGTTGATCGGCAAGGTGTTCGCACAATCGACTCTCAAACGAAAAGGACAAGCTCGCATAGGTGCTTTGCAATTGGCGCATGCACTGGCCGAGCATGTCCATATCGTTGGCGGGCACGATCATCGCGGCCCCCAACTCCAGCAGCATCTGGCTGTGCTCCACCCCGAAGCTCACCGTGCCCCAGCGTCGACCGGTATCGGCGGCGGCCTCAGCGACGCGGGCCACCGCTTGGTCGACTTTCGCGTGACGCACCTGCCCCGGTACGCCGGTGAGAACGGAATAGTCGCCGGGGCCGAAAAACAGCAGGTCCACGCCGTCGACGGCGGCGATTGCTTCCGCGCGATCCACCGCCGCCGGGCTTTCAAGTTGAATGGCGATGAATGTCTGGGCGTTGGCCTGCTGGATGTAAAGCTCGATCGGCATCGAGCCGTAGGGCACATCCGGCCCGCCGCCGCCCAGGCCCCGCTCGCCCAAGGGGGCAAACTTGCTCCAGCGCACCACCTCTCTCGCCTCCACCTCATCGTCACAACGCGGGTACATGATGCCGTTGGCCCCGGCTTCCAGCAGTCGGCCGAGACGCATGAACTCGCCCTTGGCCGGCCGGGCCATGATGTCGCTGACACCGAGCCGGGCTGCCCGCATCAGGCCCTCGGCGGTCTGCACGCTGTGGGCGTGATGCTCCAGATCCATCCAGATCACATCGAAGCCCATCAGCGACACCAGTTCGTAGATGCTGGCGTCGGTCGAGTGCACCGCTACGCCCAGGCACGGCAGCCCTTGCGCCCACTTGTAAATGACCCGACTGCTTCGCATCGCTCTCACTCCATAACAACCGCTACACGCTAAACGACGCTCACGTTGCTGGGCCGCCCAGGGCGTACTGCCCTTTAAGCTGTGAATCTACCTTGGCATGCTCGGCACGAAAGACCATCAGCAGCCCGCAACGCGACTGGTCAGTGGTGTTGGGCGCGCTGTAGTGAATGCTCTGGCAATGGTGCATCAGCGCATCGCCCGGCTCCAGCGTCCCGACAAACGGATCGCTGTCGTCGTATGGCGCATCGAGCCCCATCGAGTTGCCCGCCACCCCCGAGGGTTTGTGCGGCAGCATCCCCAGCTTGTGCGAGCCACGCACGTACGACACCGGCCCATTGGCCAACGTCACCGGGTCCACCGCCACCCACACCGTCAACACGTCTGGCGGCGTACGGCAGAAGTAGGCGTTGTCCTGGTGCGCCGGTACGCCCGAACCGGTCTTCGCCGGTTTGTTGAATGTCTCAACCGCCATCAGCACCGGCTCGCCCTGCACCAGCTCGCGGACGAGTTCAAGCAGTTGCGCATCATCAGCCAAGTCGCTGAAAAACGCATCGTGCTGCTCCATCCGCCAGAGGTTGCGCACGCTCTGGCCGTCGGCTTCAAACGTCACATCCGACGCTGGCAGCGTGGGGGCGATCTGCTTGCTGTAGCGATCCAGCGCCTGGCGAATCCCGGCCATGCGATCAGCGTCAAACAGCTTTCGCACGCGGATGACACCTTCCGCTTGATACGTTTCGACGAGTTCCTGGCAATCCTGAGGCATGGTGCGTCCTTGTCAAATGTGGTGGAGCGATGCAATTACGAAGTTCATTATCCCGCTTTTAAAAACCATCGCTATTGTCATTTCCTGCGGTTTATTGTCAGATAGGGGCATGATCGGCTTCTTTGACCACGGTTGGGGTACGTTCACGCCCCGTCGGCCGATTCCCTCCTGCCGGTGGGATCGCTTCGATCTGCTGTGCGTCCATGGCGGGCAGTTGCAGTTGCGCTTCGAGGACCAGGGCACGCTTCGCCTTGCTGTCGGCGCGGGGGTATTGATCTATCCTTTTACGCGCTTCGCAGGCGAGCCGATCACCCCGCAATGCCGGGTGTCGGTGCAGCATTTTGCGATCGAGGATTCGGCCGAGGATTTGCCGGGCGTGCTGCAACGACTGGTGCATCGGCGCAGCGGGTACGAGCCGGTGCGGCTTCGTCCGCACGCCCAGGTGCGAGGCGACATCCATCGTGCCCTGACGCTCGCCTTTGAGCCACAGACGCAGGCGGTGCATGAGATGCGTGTGGCGTGGTTGACGCTGATCCTCAGCCAGTTGAAAACGGTCGAATCGCAGGCGCTGCCCGCCCAGCCGCAGGCGTGGGACGCGCTGGATGCCTGGCTACGTCAGCACGTCACCGAGCCGATCACCGTCGAAGCGATGGCCCGCCAGATGGACCTGAGCCCCGGGCATTTCAGCCACCGCTTCCGCGCGGTGTTCGGCGTCTCGCCCGGCCGACATGTGCAACGCTTGCGCCTGCAGGAGGCCCAGCGCCTCTTGCGCGAAACGGCGTGGCCGATCAAAACGATCGCTCACAAGTTGCACTACAGCGATCTGGCCAACTTCTATCGCGCCTTTGGCAAAGCGGTCGGTGTGACGCCGGCACGCTATCGGCAACGATTCATCTTGCGAGGATGAGTTGGAGTTTTCTCTACACCAATAACCTTTCTGGCCTTTATGGAGGACACTTCAGGGCAGCAACCACGATTCGGTGAAACGGTTTACATAGATGCTGTGCGGTGAGTACAGGCTCATGTCATCGTTGCTGTAGCCATAATAGGCACAGATGATCGCGCCATCCGAGACTTGCGTTGCAACGGGATAGCCCAAATCATAATGGCCGGGGCAAAACGTTCGCAGCGTACGCAGAGTTGACATATCCCAACTCTTGCCATCGTCACGACTCAATACAGCCCGAATGCTGTACGGTTCACGACGATGGCCGTACACCATCAGAATGTTGCCGCTCTGAAGACGCAGCAAATGCGGAGGGTGGCCCCAGATGGGCAGTTGCTCCGGCTTTGACCATTGCCTCCCGCCATCTGACGATCTGGACTGGTACAGAAAATACCCGTAGCCCCTGCTGGCATCTTCCGGCCGTTGCTCGGCAGGCGTATCACCCCAATCCGTCCGGAGCACCGCCAGGAGTTCACCGTTCGCCACGGGCAGGATCGCGGTTTCGGAGAAGGTGAAGAGGTTGTTGTTCTGAATACCCGACAGGTATCGCCAGGTCACCCCCTGGTCCTGGCTGGTCAGGAACATCACGGTGCCGCTCTGTCCCGGCGGTTTCGCCTTGTCGCGAAGCATGTAACATGCCGCGACGATGTCACCGCTCGGCAGCCTCGTCATGCCGAAGGGTAAAGCGTGGTCGTAAGGCCCAAGATCGTCAATCGGATGCTGCTGGGATGGATCGGCGTTTTTCACATGATAGGGTCGCGTCCCTATTCGACCGTGCTCGATGATCGCCTTCATCGGTCGGTCTTGGGAAAACGTCAGTGAGACCGTACCACCGTCAGTCCGTGGAGCGCTTCCATAGCTGATGTCGAGTACTTTTCCCAACGCCGGGCAGGTCTTGTGCGCGGACCATGTCCTGCCGTCGTCACGCGACTCGAGATAACGGAGCTGGCATACGGGCTGATGGTGCGGATGCAGGTCTTTTTCCTTGAGACCTTCAAGCAACTGCATCTGGAATACGATTACCAGAGACTGATCCGTCCGCACCAGTTGGGGGAAGCTCGCATACTCACCGGGAGCTTCATAGGCGACGATACATTCTGTTGGCGCGAGATCGACTTGATGGTCTGTAACCATATCCGAACGACTCCTTGACCCGTGGAGGTCTAGATGGCCGGCATGACGTTACCGCTGCAAACAGGTGGCCGGCTCCCACGTGTGAGACCAGTGTTATGGCCGGGTACGTGCTGGAGGATTATTCCACTGTTTTCCCAGGCACAATCAGAATGCGATCCAAATAGCCAAAGCCACCTGTGGCTTCGGTTGGCTCGAATTTAAATCGCATTTCTGCCCACACATCGACTTTCTGATGATCGCGACGCTGCATGCCAGGCAGATCTGCTGAAGTCTGAAGGAACCAATCGATGGGAAGTGCGAGGAATAGTACGGAGCTATCTGAAAGTGTTAAGTCTTTTGCGATTCGATAGAAACCTGAATTTGTCGAATCAACGTCGCGAGCACGAAAAGGTTCGCCTCTCTCAGTAACGTTTTGGAGCGGCATTTTTGAAACGTCCCAGAGCCCTGCAGTCAACAATGAAGTGTCATCTTGAATGCTCGCAGGAAGTGGCCAACGCATCGTCACTCCCATGACGGCTTGATCATCCTCAATCAACGTGGCACCGCCGCCATAGCTTTGCAACAAGGTAGGGGCAAGCTCACGAACTTCACCACCGGCCAAGTCGAACCTATCCGGGCATGGCCAATCTGTACGCAAGGCGGCGACAAGATCAATCTGATTCACTCTTTGAGTAATCTGCGTTTGCACAGGTGCGGTGTCTGGCGCTCTGGCGGCGAAGATATCACGAACCGTCTGCTTCATGCGCTCGGCCACAACATGGCGATCAATCGGCCAAGCGGATGCTTCATGACCTTTCGCTTGCCATTCGCGGATGATGAACGGATGACGAAGCAGGGTCGCCCAATCCAGCGATAATCTCGCATGGCGTACACGTTTTAAAAGCTCGGGAGAATCACTGACTGCGGCCTCGGCCTGGTCGAAACGCTTTTGCGCATCCAAGATGAATGTGGAATTCAGGTAATGATACGTCGGGCCATGGAATCTGGTTAGCCAGGTATATCCCATTGTGTGACGTTGACTCGCGTTATGTAGCGATTGGCGGTATTCGAGGATGTACTGGCCGGCAGGGCCGTAGTAACCGTCCGTATAAACCGCCATAAGTGCTTGGGCATCACGCGACGGGTCCTCCATCAGTTTGGCCATCAACCAGAATTTGAAATCCCCCATGTCACCCGTAAGTGTCGCCTGGGGGGCTTCAAACTGAACCATGATCCCTTCAGCGCCCACCTCTTGAAAAGTGCGATAGTTCTCCGCGTAGGTAAATTCGATAGGCAGTGGCAGCTCAAACCCAGTCGCAAATGTGTACCCATACAACCACAGGCGTAGATGATCGGTCCGTTGTGACCAGGCTCGCAGCTTTTCGTAGGATAGACGATTGATCGGATGCGTGATTGAATGACTAATGCGGGTGTGGGTGTCTGCTAATGTGACGACAACATTGGGCGCCGCGTTCATCGACCGCGGCGGCGTTTCGGTGTCCATGTACGCCAACGTTTCGATCCGGACGTCGGGATATTCGGCGGCGATCTTCGTGCCGATCGTGTTCACGAAGTCCAGCAGCACCGCCGACTCGGCGCCCTGTTCCTGTCGTAGCTTCACCGCCGCCGGCGAGGTCGACTGCGTGACGTATTTGTCGGCTTTTGAGACGTGATACAGCAACGGCGGCCGGGCTCCCGCCTCCTCGGCGCGCCGCCGATCCGTGGCGATCAGATCGCGTAGCTGGTCCGCCACGAACTGGCGCAACCCCGGGTTCATCAGTTCGGCGACGCCTGGGTCGGGCGTGCCATCGGCTCGCTGCGAGAAGAACTCTGGCCGATCCTGCGGCGTCGCCCGGCTGAACAGCAGGTGGTTAAGCGTGTGCGCCACCCAGGGACGGGGATAGGCAATCAATCCGCCATCAACCCCATAGCGCGACTCAATGGGAACCGGGCCCATGCTGTTGAGTCGGTTCCGCGTCACAAACGCGCCGCCGTCGGTGAGGGCAAACGGGCTGGTCGCAGACATCACCGAGTTGATCGCGCGATAGCTGAAAGCCGGCTCTCCTTGGCGGTCGATTTCCTCGATTTCGATCCGCTCACGGGCAACCAGATGCTTTTCCCATGGCGTCCACCACCGTACACCCAAGTCATCCTCGAGCAGGTGATACACCGCGTACAGCACGCCGCGCGGCCCGCCGCCAGTGAGGACGAGGTCGGGCCCGACGGTCCTGATTCGCCACGCTTCCTCGTTGAGTCCTTCCAGCAGGCCTTTTTCTGTCGCCAGCCGGGTCGAACCAACGTGGATGCCCGGCTCCTCCGCAGGGTGGGCTGCTTCGGGAACGACCGGGAATTCGACGCCGACCATCCCACCCAAGTGCGAGGCCAGTTCGTTCGCTGCGGTCAACTCTGCCTCCGACGCATCGTCGGCAACGATGATCGGTCTCGCTCCGATCGCCGGGTCGTACAGCACGTGCTGCCCGCAGACCTTCGGCGTCAGGGCGGAAAGCGACACGGCTACAACGGCCAGAGCGAGTAGCGGATGAAAAAAGGCAGGCATCAATGGGCGTCTCCTGTGCATAGACCGCGACGCCACTGCCCCGGGAGGCATTGGATCGCGACAGAAACCGAACATGGCCGCAAGGCCAGCAATAGTCGTGCGATTCATACCATGCCCCTTCAAGTAAGAGCGGGCTAGTGAGTGAGCACAGGCCCAAGGTCAGGCGTTCGGACACGCTGAGCCAGAGCCTGAAACATGACGGGATGTCGCGGCTGAATATCCTGCGGCAAGGCATTAGATCGAGACTGCGTTCGCTTGTGTTGCGACTCCTGACCCGTCGAGGCGTCAACGTCCGCCGCGACCGGGTCGGGCGACACCTTGATGACTGGCGTGTGATCCAGATCGTCCTGGATCATCCGAATCAGGGCGTCTACCGCCTGGAACGCGAATGTCCGTGGGCTGAAGGTGATTCGCGGAGGTTCGATCGGGTAGCCGTCATATCGTGCCCCCTGGGTTCCGAGCGCGACGACACGTAAGTCCTTGGGCACCTTCACCCCATGCTCGAGCATTGCCAGCATCACGCCGTACATGACCACGTCATCCGCAACGACAAGCCCGTCGGGCTTGTCAGGCTGGGCCCAGATACTGGTGAACGCCTCATAGCCCACCCGCACGGGGTCGCGCAATAATGCGGTGCGAGCCCACGCGTCTTCCGTCCTTGCCTCGGGATGATTGTGCAGCGCGTGACGGAAGCCCGAGTAGTCTGCAGCGCGAGAGGCTTGGCCGTCGCGGCCTCCGATGAAAGCGAGGCGTCGGGCCCCTTGCTGGATGAGTCGCTCTGCTGCGGCTTCGCCAAAGCCGAACTGGTCGATCACGATCGAGTCGCGGCCGAGGTCGGCACAGATCGCCAGCATCTTGATGTCGCTCACAGCACGAAGTCCACTGGCTTCGAGGGCTGCAGAGACGCTGGGAATGGGTAGGTAGATCAAGCCCCGATACTTCAAGGACCACGCGTCAGCGAGCAGTCGCTCCAGGTTGTGGTCGGGCTCGTCGTCCGAACCGAGGACGCTGTACCGCCGGATGGACCACCCGCGTGCCTTGGCCGCCTGCTGGATCCAGGCGAATAGCAATGGGAACCAAGCCTGGTCATGCGACGCCATCGACATGCCCCAGACCAGCGCGATCGACTTGCGGCCCCGGAGCACGGCAGGCGCAACGTATGTCCCACTGCCCTGGCGGCGTTCAATTAAACCGGCCGCGGCCATGCGAGCCATGGCTTGCCGAACTGTCATCAGGCTCACACCAGCGCGTGCAGCAATCTCCGATGCAATGGGCAGCGGGGAGGGGTGCTCCATATCCAGCCGCTCAAGCACGAGCTTTCGGATGAGCGAGGCGGTGGAATCTTGAAGGGAGTCTGCCATGGCAATAGAGTACACTCTTTTTGCGAGAAAATCTACAATTTAGGAAACTTTAGCCTGATTCATACTGGTTTCAAGAATTATTTGGCAGGCAGAAGGCGAAATGCTTGCCATAATCGCCATAGAGTGTACACTATAGCGATGGCAGTGCGAGAGGTTGCCAAGGTAGCAGGTGTTTCGCACGCCATGGTGGCGCGAGTGGTCAATGATCCGGGCTTGTTTCGCCGAAAGCGACCCGGGTCGTCTTGTCGGCCCATCGTCATGAGCACCCGCCGCTCCTGCATCACGGTTGGCGAAGCGGCGGTGCATGGCACCGCACGAACGACAATACTGGCCGGCTTTCATGAAGGCGGCACGCTCGGGCCGGTGTACGACTAATCGAAAATTGAGCTGTTACCTGTGTAACGGCAAATCGGTGTATCGACTTTCAATCTCATTTCAGGAGGATGTCTGATGAATTGCAAGACAGTAACAGGAATGGCAATGGCGATGGTTCTCACCGCAGGGCAGGCGACGGCGTTTGGTGCGGTCATCCACGAACACATCGGTGACGAGAATCCGGTGAATGAAGGTTTCACGATGTCGTCCACCGGTGGCGTGGCGGCGGGAGAAGCCGTGGCAGTGACCGTGGACGGCGTGGATGCTTGGCGGATCCGGAAAACGTCGACGACTGCCGGCACCAGGACATACAACGCACCCTTGACCGAGGAGCAACGATCCGAGGCGTTCGCCGAGGGCTTCATCATCCGCGCCAATGTGCGCGTACACGGGAACAACAACAACCTCACCGGATCGCCGACGGTCGATTTCATCGCCACAACCGGACAGCGGTATGCGATCAGTTTTGGAAACAATACGGCTGACAACAACAAGGTCATCGTCAGTGTGAACGGCACCAACTACGACACCGGGTTGAGTGATGCTGTTTTCGCGCTGTACGAGTTGAAGTACAACCCCGTTACGGAGGATGCCAATCTCTACATCAACGGCGACTTGGCCCTTTCCGACCTGGCGCCTACTACCCTTATGGGGTTCAACCGTTTTCACTTCGGGCTGAACTCCAGCGGGGCGGCGGGGGCGGGCGACTTCAACCTGGTGCAGTTTGAAATTATCCCGGAGCCGGCATCCATCGCGCTGCTCGGCTTGGGCAGCCTGCTTCTCATGCGTCGCAAGAGGCTTGCCTAACCGGCACGGGCTACGTCCTGATAAAATTACGCCGTCTGCGCGCGACAGCGTGCAGACGGCTTTTCAAGCAACCTGCAAGACAGCATGGACTAAGGAGTACAGCCATGAAACGTCCTTTATACGCGTTTACGCTCATCGAGCTATTGGTCGTGATTTCCATCATTGCGATTTTGATTGCGATGTTGCTTCCCGCTCTGTCGCAGGCTCGCTTGGTTGCGCAGAAAATCCAGTGTGCCTCGACGCTAAGGCAGATGGGCATCGCATCGATTAATTACGGTGTCGACAGCAGAGACATGATTCCGCATTACGCGAGGCTCGCCGATACCCCACGTCCGGCCACCTCCCTCTACTGGAACAACCGCGCCTTTATGTGGGGCGCCCCAGCTCCCAGTGGTGAGCCAGGCAGGCGTTTACTGAACGATTACGCCACCGACATCGCGGCACAGTGTCCGTTGGACAGGGGATGGGGCCCTGGTGCAGCAGGAGTAGTTCCCCCGGGATGGATCGGCAGACCGTTTTACTCAAATAATGTTTACGGCTCGAGCTATCTCTTCAATGTAGGTTTTTTGGACCAGGTCCACGGAACCAGTTCTGAACTGATCGGCCCCGGCGGGACCGAGGTGCTTTGGCGCAAACGGTTCAGCGATATCTTACGCCCATCGCGACTGGTGATGGCAGGTGACTTCACGGTGTCTTACATTGATAGTCAGCTCGCCCCTACCATGGCTCCGCATACCGAGTATACGCAGATGCATCACGCCAGCGATCATGAACTGAACAGCGTCTTCGTCGATGGGCACGCCACGACCATCCAGTTACGAGGAGACCAGTCAGAGCTTGTTCGTGGTGACAATTACGAGGTGGTGCTACCCGATTATCCGCAGTGAAACACGCTGTCTGCTGCACGAGCCGTATTTCGTTGTTCCGAGGTAGGTCGGCACGATGAGATACGGCGATGCAGGGGCGGGGTTGTCACTATTACGCCAATTTGTAGTTGCGCAACGCTCCTCGTCAAGCATACGAGCCGTTGTAAATATGTCTTCGACTTTGTAACGGATGATAAGGACTATAATCAAGGATGCCTCGTTATCCGCAAAGTAATCTCGCCGCCTGCATGATCCCGTGGACGACCGACTTTCAACTCGACAGTCACAACTTTGATCGCCACATCTCATCGGTGATCGATTCAGGTTATCAATGCCTTTACGTGATGGGGACGGCTGGTGAAGGATATGCGCTCGGTGATCGCCAGTTTCAGGAGGTCGTGGAGGTGTTCGCCGACAAGACCGTGGGGCGTGACCTGGCTCCGCAGGTCGGCGTGATCAGCCTCTCGATGCAGACGGTGATTGACCGCATCGCGTGGTGTCACGGCCGCGGCATCCACATGTTCCAAATCTCTTTGCCCAGTTGGGGGGCGCTGGACGATAAGGAAATCATGCTCTTTTTCCAGACGGTGTGCGGTGAATTCCCTGACTGCCAGTTTCTGCATTACAACCTACTTCGCGCCAGGCGCATCTTGACAGGCAAGGACTACCGCCGGATTGCTGACGTCGTACCGAACCTCGTGGCTACCAAAAACAGCACGTCCGACTACGCCCGAACTGCCGATCTGCTTGAGCACGCGCCCGATCTTCAGCACTTTCTACTGGAATCCAATTTTGCTTTAGGATGCACGCGTGGCGAGTGCTCACTGCTTTGCAGCTTAGGTGTACTCTGCCCTGAACTGGCAATGCGATTTTTTCATGCGGGCGTCGAGCGCGACCTGCCACAATTGTTTCGTATTACCGAGGTCTTTCGCCGTCTGGGTAAACGTATGTTTACTCATTGTAGTCGCAAAATGATCGATGGCGCCTTCGACAAGGCGTTAGTTCACCTGCGAAACCCAGCGTTCCCCACACGCCTGCTCCCTCCGTATCTGAGTATGAACGAAGAGGAACTCCAAGGCTGTCGTGAAGCATATCAAGACTGGCGGACTTCAGTGGATGCGAGTGTACAATGCTGATTCTAAGGCTCGGAAGATCACGACCACTGCCTCTCCCGCTCACGGGCACGGCCAATCCCTCGCAGGTGCTGTTTTAATGTCTGACAACGACCAAAGTAACAACACCTTTGGCGCATCAAATTGCTCCGTCTTCCTCATCAGCCACACGCACTGGGACCGTGAGTGGTACCTCAGTCAACGGCAATTCCAGTTTCTGCTGGGCGATACGCTGGACGCGGTGCTGGACCTGCTGGATACCGACGCGGCGTTTGGCTGTTTCGTGGCGGATGGGCAGACGTCGCTGCTGCAGGATTACCTGGCGATTCGGCCGCAGCGCCGCGACCAGCTCGATCGGCTGGTGCTGGCGGGGCGGCTGGCGGTCGGGCCCTGGTACACGATGCCCGACCTCTGGCTCCCCTCAGGTGAGGCGCTGATTCGCAACCTGCTGCGCGGGCGAGTCGACTGCGAACAGTTGGGCGTGTCGCCGCAGCAGGTCGGCTACGTGCCGGACAGCTTCGGGCACATCGAGCAGATGCCGCAGATCCTCAACGGCTTTGGCATCGACAGCTATTTCTTTTCGCGCGGCAAGGCCGAGTCGCTGGCGGACGATGGGCCCTTGACGTTCCGCTGGCTTGGACCGGACGGCCAAAGCGAACTGCTCGCCTCGCGTCTGCCGGGCGGCTATCACAATGCGATGTTGCTGCCGCCGGTGTCGCAGCGCGACGCGCTGCTGGCGCGGGTGGATCAGGCGGTGGGCGAATGCCAGCGGGCGTCGGGGCCGGCGGGATTGGCGCTGCTGTTTAACGGCATCGACCACATCTGGGTGCAGCGTGATCTGCCGGCGATCCTCCAAACGCTAACCGACGCTCGGCCGAACTGGACGTTTCACCACGGGACGTTGGCCGACTACCAGGCTCGGCTGCGAGAAGCAGTGGAAGGCGACGCGTTGCCGGTGTGGCAAGGTTGTCTGCGCGACCCACAGCTCAAAGGCGTGCACCTGCATGGCACGTGGTCAAGTCGCATCGACAACAAGATCGAAAACAGCCACGCGGGCTGGCTGCTTGAAGCGCTGGCCGAGCCGTTGGCGAGCCTGGGTTGGGCGCTGGGGCATGCGGATCGTCGGCCGGTGCTTCGCCTGGCATGGGAGCAGATGCTCCAGAACCACGCGCACGATTCGATCTGCGGCTGCAGCGACGACCGGGTGCATGAAGACGTGAACCAGCGGTTCCGTCATGCGCAGGAACTGGCGGAAATGCTTGTCGCCGACTCGGGTCGCACGCTCGCAGCGCGCATGGTGGATGGTCCGTCGCCGTCTGTCGTCCGGGCGGTGGGTCTGGCGGGCGCCGGCGGTGGTGTGGAGGTGATGCTGAACCTGCTCGAGCCGAGCGATTCGCTGGTGCTGGTCGATGAGACGGGCACGGCCTGGCCGACGCAGTTGCTGTCACGGCGCGTGCTTCGCCGGCAGGACGCGGTGATGAAGCCCGCTGCCAACGACATGGATTCGCAGACGCACACCTTTCATGAGCATCGCGTGTTCGCCAAGCTGCCTGACGCCTCGCCGCTGGAAGTGCGGGCGTTTGACGTACAGACCCGGGCATCGCCTGCGGTCGCGGAGCCGGTGGTGGCGCAGCAGGCGAGTCTGAGCAACGGTCGACTGACGGTCGAAGCGC
This window contains:
- a CDS encoding type II secretion system protein, translating into MKRPLYAFTLIELLVVISIIAILIAMLLPALSQARLVAQKIQCASTLRQMGIASINYGVDSRDMIPHYARLADTPRPATSLYWNNRAFMWGAPAPSGEPGRRLLNDYATDIAAQCPLDRGWGPGAAGVVPPGWIGRPFYSNNVYGSSYLFNVGFLDQVHGTSSELIGPGGTEVLWRKRFSDILRPSRLVMAGDFTVSYIDSQLAPTMAPHTEYTQMHHASDHELNSVFVDGHATTIQLRGDQSELVRGDNYEVVLPDYPQ
- a CDS encoding dihydrodipicolinate synthase family protein, with the protein product MPRYPQSNLAACMIPWTTDFQLDSHNFDRHISSVIDSGYQCLYVMGTAGEGYALGDRQFQEVVEVFADKTVGRDLAPQVGVISLSMQTVIDRIAWCHGRGIHMFQISLPSWGALDDKEIMLFFQTVCGEFPDCQFLHYNLLRARRILTGKDYRRIADVVPNLVATKNSTSDYARTADLLEHAPDLQHFLLESNFALGCTRGECSLLCSLGVLCPELAMRFFHAGVERDLPQLFRITEVFRRLGKRMFTHCSRKMIDGAFDKALVHLRNPAFPTRLLPPYLSMNEEELQGCREAYQDWRTSVDASVQC
- a CDS encoding glycosyl hydrolase-related protein, which encodes MSDNDQSNNTFGASNCSVFLISHTHWDREWYLSQRQFQFLLGDTLDAVLDLLDTDAAFGCFVADGQTSLLQDYLAIRPQRRDQLDRLVLAGRLAVGPWYTMPDLWLPSGEALIRNLLRGRVDCEQLGVSPQQVGYVPDSFGHIEQMPQILNGFGIDSYFFSRGKAESLADDGPLTFRWLGPDGQSELLASRLPGGYHNAMLLPPVSQRDALLARVDQAVGECQRASGPAGLALLFNGIDHIWVQRDLPAILQTLTDARPNWTFHHGTLADYQARLREAVEGDALPVWQGCLRDPQLKGVHLHGTWSSRIDNKIENSHAGWLLEALAEPLASLGWALGHADRRPVLRLAWEQMLQNHAHDSICGCSDDRVHEDVNQRFRHAQELAEMLVADSGRTLAARMVDGPSPSVVRAVGLAGAGGGVEVMLNLLEPSDSLVLVDETGTAWPTQLLSRRVLRRQDAVMKPAANDMDSQTHTFHEHRVFAKLPDASPLEVRAFDVQTRASPAVAEPVVAQQASLSNGRLTVEAQADGTLTVTHHPTGRRYAGLLALLDDGDAGGGYMFQPVADADDPRRSADAVHAEVAVLEHGPLRGKLRITYGWPLPAGLAPNREARQRETRLCPVVLEVTLEAASERLDVNLMFDNAVQDHRVRVAVPLPFAVEAVDVERAFVVAREDLGRFEAEPGQDTHPMRHWVDAADDAGGVAFIGHGLHEYGVASNAKNATTLCVTLLRAVPYVFYCGSWQTPAAQLPGKLEYDFAMQFHTGDWQAARLPQQATQWLSPQFVETVPLTPAPPWAERPHASVALEEQVDDAWHPTPSHRSAWRSHFGERDGWRRDEPLAQPHKPLPQRLQPLIVEAGDVMLSTLKPAERDEEQGLILRVFSCSPQPQQVVLKVNLPIAGVHACDLAEQLLEAVPVKDHRLNLTLRPFEIQTIHLSCKA